One Desulfurobacterium indicum genomic window, TGAGGCTAAGGAAGAACTTCAGGATATGTTCTCCAGGAGGTACTCCTAATGGTTTACACAAAATTATTGACACAACCTTACCGTCTTGAACATTCGCAATAGTACCATCAGAGAAAGCGCCGCTTACGGTATTATAAGAGGATGGGACAACACTACAACTACAGGTAAAGACTACACAGATGCATCTTACGGAAATACTTTCTACAACAACACATTGGGCGATCAATCACCAGCAAGATAACAATATTAACGAGGAAGGGATTATTTCCCTTTCCTCATTTTTACAGGAACGTAATCGCAAACAGGATCTTCCTGCATGTAGTCGTTGTACTTCCAGTAAGCCCTCACTCTACAACCGTTACATATTTTAAGGTACTCACAGCTTCCACATCTTCCTTTAAACTCATCAATCTTTCTCATATCCTGCATGATTTTTGATTCAAACCAAGCCTTACTAAAAGGAACATCAAAAACGTTTATGTCAGAAATTGGAAAATAACTACACGGTTTTAGCCAGCCGTGACAGTCTATCAACGCTATTGACTGACCAGCGACACAACCCTTCCCCCCACCGGTTCCAAAAACGAGATTTCTTCTTTTTAAGTCAAGACCGTCTCTTTTTGCATTCTGTCTAAAAATTCGGTAGTAGTGAGGTGCACAGGTAGGCCTAACCAAAATTGTGTTGTCACCTTTTAAAATTAAATCTTTCTCAAGCTCATAGTGCCAGTTTAACCAGTAATTTGCTTCTTCTGCATCAAGAAGCTCTGCGTTTGCATCTTCACCTCTTCCGACAGGAAGAACCAAAAACATGTACCATGCTCTTGCCCCAAGCTCTCTGGCTTTTTTATAAACATTTGGAATATCAAAAGCATTTCTCTTAGTAAAAGAGGAATTTATGAGAAACGGAATACCATGCTTCTTCAAATACTCAACAGCATTTAAAACTCCCTCAAAAGCTCCCGGTTGTTTTCTGAAGTCATCGTGAATCTCTGCAGTAGACCCGTCAAGAGAAAGAGAAACTATTTTTATGCCTGTTTTCTTCATCTCACGACAAACTTCATCATCAACAAGAACACCATTTGTAGCTATGCACATTCTAAAACCTTTCTCCGTCCCATAAGCTGCAATATCAAAAAGATCATCTCTCAAAAGAGGTTCTCCACCAGTAAGAACAATAGTAGGATTGGAAATAGTAGCTATATCATCTATCAATTTCCTGGCTTCTTCAAAGGTAAATTCACCCTGCTCCGATTCTATAGTAGAAGAAGAACGACAATGGATACAATTAAGGTTACATCTTCTCGTTACTTCCCATGCAATCCATTTAGGTAAAAACTTTTGCTCCATAATCTTCCCCGAACGAAAATTTAGTTTACAAAGAATAAGTGTAGTGTAAATCTTACTATTTAAATCCCGGCTTTCAAAGAAATGCCAACACATAAATTAGTGCTTCAAAAAGTCGTTAAATTTTTTATTTTTGTATTCCACTACTAAGCCTAAAAGCACTATATTAAAAATATACAGAATACAAAATTTTATTTTAAAGTTTAACGTTACACAAAAAAGAGGGTTTTAGCCATATGGTTATGCATAATAGCTATATAAAAAGAGACAAAAATGTTACAACAGCAAATTTTTTTTGTTAAAATAAGTGCAGAATATATTCTTATTAAACCTAAAAGGAGGAAAATATGGCACGAGGAAGAAAGCCGGGAAAGAGAACTAACAAAACTGTAAAGGTATCTCTTCCAAAAAAGACTTACTACATTCTCTACGGAATTGCTGGTAACAACGAAATGAAGCTCAACAAGCTCATTAAAACCATTATTGAAGAAAGATTGGACAATTCAACTATTTCCGATCTTTCCAAACTTCTTGAAACTGGCAAGAAAGAAAAAGAAGAAGCAAAAGAAACAGAAGAGTAATACTGTCTTTATTATGAAAGTATGTTGCAAATACACTTTTAAAGTGGGCTTTAAAGCCCACTTTCTCATGTTCAAGCATGAACTACTTAAATATGTCTTCTATACCAGCAGTTGAAAGAAAAGCCCTGGCTTTATGAATCGTTTCCCTATATTCTTTTTCCGGATCAGAATCCCAAACAATACCTGCCCCAACCTGAAGAAAAGCCCTACTTTCTTTCAAAAGCAAAGTTCTTATAACAATGTTGAAATCAAGATCACCAGAAAATGAAAAATAGCCAACAGACCCTGTATAAAGGGCCCTGCGTGTAGGTTCCAACTCTTCAATAATCTCCATTGTTCTTACCTTCGGAGCTCCGGTAATAGTTCCACCAGGAAAAAGAGCCTTAACAATCTCAATCGGATGCACATCTTTTCTCACTTCAGCTTTTATATTAGAAACTATATGCATAACATGAGAGTAAACTTCTCTTACCATAAGCTCATCAACAATAACTGTTCCATATTTCCCTATTTTTCCCATATCATTCCTTTCAAGATCCACAAGCATAATATGCTCCGCCCGCTCTTTCTCCGACAGAAAAAGTTCACGGGAAAGAAACTGATCTTCTGTCTCATCTTTTCCTCGACGCCTGGTCCCGGCGATAGGTCTTGTTTCAATAGTTAAACCCGATTTCCTAACAAGCCTCTCCGGAGAACAGGAAACAGCCTTAAAACCATCCATATCCAGATAAAAAGCAAAAGGCGATGGATTAACACTACGAAGCTTATGATAAAAAGCTACCGGAGAGCCACGCATTATAAAATTTAATCTTTGAGAAAAATTAACCTGAAAGCTATCCCCCGAAGCTATAAAATCCTTAATCTTCGTAACTGCAGAAAAAAACTGTTCTTTCGTCATATTAAAAGATAAAAATTCAAGGTCAAAGTCACAAAAGGCACCCAAAAAAGGAACCGTTCCAAAATTAAATTTTTCACCGAAAACACTTATTTCTTTTTTTAGATTATCAAAAACTATTGTGGTTTTCGGAAGAAAAAAAGAGATATCTGGCATACCTATATCATCTACAGCATATTCCGGTAATTTCTCTATATAACGAGCGGCATCATAAGAAAAATAGCCAAAAATACCAAAATGTGTATCAGCATAAAGCTCTTTTAATTTATCATAAAATTCCTTAAGAGAGGAAAAAGCATCATCAACAAGATTTTTAACAACAAATTTCTCCTGTTCACCTATGCAAATGAAAGAAAAATGCCCTTTCTTATCATCTACCATGGCTGAATCAAGAAATAGTTTAACAGGATAACCTTGCCGCTTTAATGATAAAAACAAAATGTTCGGTTCCACCCAGAATGTTAGCTTCTCCAAGGGTTAAACCTCCAATATTCTGTATAAACCTCAGAAATTTTATGATATTATTTCTTTCTATCAACTGTATAAGGTTTTGGGCGCAAATTCAGGAGGCAGAAAAATGAAATTGTCAGGTGCGGAAATACTTCTTGAAGCCCTCCAGCTTGAG contains:
- a CDS encoding anthranilate synthase component I family protein produces the protein MEPNILFLSLKRQGYPVKLFLDSAMVDDKKGHFSFICIGEQEKFVVKNLVDDAFSSLKEFYDKLKELYADTHFGIFGYFSYDAARYIEKLPEYAVDDIGMPDISFFLPKTTIVFDNLKKEISVFGEKFNFGTVPFLGAFCDFDLEFLSFNMTKEQFFSAVTKIKDFIASGDSFQVNFSQRLNFIMRGSPVAFYHKLRSVNPSPFAFYLDMDGFKAVSCSPERLVRKSGLTIETRPIAGTRRRGKDETEDQFLSRELFLSEKERAEHIMLVDLERNDMGKIGKYGTVIVDELMVREVYSHVMHIVSNIKAEVRKDVHPIEIVKALFPGGTITGAPKVRTMEIIEELEPTRRALYTGSVGYFSFSGDLDFNIVIRTLLLKESRAFLQVGAGIVWDSDPEKEYRETIHKARAFLSTAGIEDIFK
- a CDS encoding radical SAM/SPASM domain-containing protein; the protein is MEQKFLPKWIAWEVTRRCNLNCIHCRSSSTIESEQGEFTFEEARKLIDDIATISNPTIVLTGGEPLLRDDLFDIAAYGTEKGFRMCIATNGVLVDDEVCREMKKTGIKIVSLSLDGSTAEIHDDFRKQPGAFEGVLNAVEYLKKHGIPFLINSSFTKRNAFDIPNVYKKARELGARAWYMFLVLPVGRGEDANAELLDAEEANYWLNWHYELEKDLILKGDNTILVRPTCAPHYYRIFRQNAKRDGLDLKRRNLVFGTGGGKGCVAGQSIALIDCHGWLKPCSYFPISDINVFDVPFSKAWFESKIMQDMRKIDEFKGRCGSCEYLKICNGCRVRAYWKYNDYMQEDPVCDYVPVKMRKGK